The region ACCATATTCGCTGAAAATAACATGAATAACTAAGCTACTTGCCGTTTCCAAGAGATTGTTAAATACATTGTATAACTATTTGTTTTTTATTATAGTCGCAAACTCTACAAACCGTTTCTACCAACACAGGCTTTTCCTCTTTGCAAAATGCACCAGTTTGCGATGTGACGTTGAGCAGGAAACACGCATATGAGATGTTCCCCACACCATTGTGGAAATGTATTTCTCTAATTGCAGTACAGCTTCTACGCAGAAAGTAACTGCATGCTTCTTCATGATCAGTAAACATGAAgttgatcatgtattttcagataCGTGATAGTAACATATTCATTTGGCATGAGCAACTGAGCTAGCAAAGCAAACAACGTTTCATTTAGTCTATATTAGGTTAATGGAAAGAGTTTGACATCGGAAAGTCCTCCTGGTAAAGTTGTCAGTCAGAACTACTGCCATCACCACTACATCCAGAACAGCGCTGCCAGGATCCTGATGAGAAACTGAAAGGTGTCATAATGTATTTGTTCGCAAACATCTATTCTGAATTTTaaagtaatccaagaagtaatcCTCTAGATTTTCAAAAgaatctgtaatctgattacaatatttttgataATTACATAACTGATTACAGTTAGCATCTAGGTGATGGGAGGCTTATATTTGGTGTGGGGTTGATGTTTGCCAGGACATGGAGCCAGGGGATGCAGGGTGGATCATAGTGTGCCAGTTCCTAAATAAAAAGAATCttaactaatccaatctgtaaaTGGTTGGATTCATTTAACCTGTTATAGACATGGTTATGCAGTTTAAACAGTTTAGTCTCATTTATCAATCTTCCCTACCTTGGCAGTCATTCTAACTGCAGATTGTGGGTGATGCGCATGATGGCATTTAGCTGTGtgtcgactgtgtgtgtgtgtgtgtgtgtgtgtgtgtgtgtgtgtgtgtgtgtgtgtgtgtgtgtgtgtgtgtgtgtgtgtgtgtgtgtgtgtgtgtgtgtgtgtgtgtgtgtgtgtgtgtgtgtgtgtgtggtaagcaCAGAGACAGATGAGGATGAGAGACATCCCACTCCCTCATTTTTTACTGGTTCATATACAGTCAACTAAGCAGATCTGACCGAGCTGCTAATGCATTGGTGTCTTTGCGAGAGCCACCCcattaacacacacaaacacgcacacacgcacacacacacacacaacaacaacaactgcgaTCAACCACGGCACACACCTGTCACTTCCCCTCAAGGCAgtggtttatttattttatttgacagttTAACAAATACATAGACACATCAGTACACATCTAGACAGAGATAATACAACAAAGTCTATTACTTATTTCAATTATGTCCCTTGCTGTCGTTTCCATTCTGGTCCATGTGGATTTGATATGTTTTTCATGTCATACACTTCAAAGCCACTATTGCCCTCTCTGGGTACAAATAATGCTGAAAGTTGAAAGTTGAACTTGAGGCCCATTGAGTGTCATTAGATACAGTATTTTGCATGTCATGCATGTCTTCATCTCACTCTAAGGATCAGTGGCTGCGTTtaaacaggcagcccaattctaatcttttgcccaattatgtgcaaaagagctgatctgattagTCAAAAGACCCATTTGTGAGAAAGAATAAtccgaattgggctgcctgtgtaaacgcagccaggGAACAAGTGCGACTACATTATTAACGTTCACTTCTCTTCAAAGGTCACCTCAACCTTCACCTTCTATAAACTACCTTCCTAGATCTGTCTCATGATGGTGAAGAGGCGTACATTCCCTCTACTGATAGCTTCTGCTCTGGCAGTCATGGTCTACGTCATCTTCACATTGCCCAGGTACCGTGAAGCCTCTGCCGTACGATCAAGAAATAAAAGTGCCAAAGGGAGAACATTGTCTGGGACACACATTTCTGCTGTAGAAATACAACATCTGTCCATGATTCCTCAGGTCACAGCCAGGCAACCACCAGCACCTCTATCCACACCACATCTCTGACCAGTCCATCACGCCTGTCAACGACACCAAACACTTCATGGTGGGGGCCTACAAGGAACATCGTTTGGAGGGAAGCTCCGTACGCATCATCAGTATCTTCAGACGAGACTCTGTCCAGCCTCTGTACTGTGTGTTCTACTGTGGGACTCACTGGGCTAATGGAACAAAGGCTGAAGTCCAGATGCACTCTGATCACTTTGGTATCTGCTCTTTGCTATTTGGTTTTAGCCCTGCACTGACACACCTGAATCAACACCCGAATCAAAGAAATAAGGGGCTTGGTGATGCGCTGATTAGTttgttgatttgatttggggcggcagtgtagcctagtggttagagcattggactagtaaccaaaaggttgcaagttcaaatccccgagctgacaaggtacaaaatctgtcattctgcccctgaacaggcagttaacccactgttcagtcattgaaaataagaatttgttcttaactgacttgcctagtaaaataaaggtaaaataaataaataaaattatatGTGTCCCTGTTCTGTATTGGGATAAAGGTTTCCGCTTCGTGACGACCGACGTCCTTTGTCCGAAACATCCCGACTGCGACCCGTCACACGTGACCCTCGCCATACAAGCTGACGCCGAGCTCGCTCAGAACCAAACCTTCCTCCGCATCCAGAACCTTgtgaaaagggaggaagaggagtttCAGTTCAACTTCACTGTCTGTTGGTCCAATTTATTTGGCGATTATAACAACGTGCTTCAGGTCACCCAGACTCTGGAGATGTACAAGTGAGTATTGATTGACtggttaattgattgattgaattgATGGATTGCTTCATTGTTTGATtggttaattgattgattgattgctatGTTGCAGGTTGTTGGGAGTGCAGCATGTTGTGGTGTATAACACCAGCTGTGGACCAGACCTGGAGAGACTGCTACAGAGTTACACACAGGAGGGCTTTGTAGAGGTAGGAATTAATTAattggatggatggacagatagatgatAGGATTCATtaactgactgattgattgactgcAGGTGGTGCCCTGGCCTATCAACCAACACATGAACCCGTCCAGTGGGTGGCAGCCCAGTGAACATGGAGGGGACATCCACTACTATGGCCAGTTGACCACTCTAAATGACTGTGTCTACAGAAATATGTATCAGTCACGCTATGTACTGCTGAATGACATCGATGAGATTATAGCTCCATACCAGCATCAAACCCTGCCCCAGATGATGGATGTACTTCAGAGGCAAAACCCAAAGGTAGGGGGAGGACTCAGGGAAGTGGGTAggggcggaagggtagcctagtggttagagcgttggactagtaaccacaaagttcaaacccctgagctgacaaggtacaaatctgtcgttctgcccctgaacaggcagttaacccactgttcctaggctctcattgaaaataagaatttgttcttaactgacttgcctggtaaacaAAAAAagtactgtgtatgtgtgttaaggtagatcattgtgtgtgttgtgcatatgttaggctgtgtttacacaggcatcaaaatgcagattttttttattCAATTATTTGGCACATCTGATAAAATGTGATATTTTCCCCAATTTGTTAACAGCATTTTCTGATCTTTGGTGTTTTTAGTTGATAATCATTttgttgaccaatcacatcagatctttcacatcagatatttttttGAATTGATTGAATTGGTCAAATTAGTGAAATTAGTGAAACTAATTAGTGAAAGATTTGGGTTTGGGCTAACTGTGTAAACTCATGGAATCTTATCTTTTGAGTTTTGAGACCACAATCGTATGTGGTTCTCATCCTCAGTCTGGACACTCAGATCAGAATTGTTGTGCTTTGAAGTGTTTGTTTTTGCACATGACTTGCCATTACCAAGATATTTaaaggaacagtgacaggaaatTCATGAGCAAAGCATTTGCATGCTATTTCATATGCTACATCAGTGTGAATGTGCAAGTCTGATATGAGTCAAAATACAATAGTGTGGAAAGTGAGAAAAATAGTTAAGATATGAAGGAAACAAATCTGAATTAATTCTCTCTTTCGCCTTCTCTCACCCCAACCTCCATCTCCCCAGGCTGAAGTGTTCCTCATAGAGAACCACATCTTCCCTAAGTCCCAGTTTGAGCCCAGTGGAAGGTTTGAACGACCCACCTGGCGGGACGTTCCAGGGATCAACATCATGGAGCACATCTACAGAGAGGAGCCAGACTATCGCATCTACCACCCCTCCAAGATGATAGTACGGCCCAGGTTAGAACCTACCACCCCTCCAAGATGATAGTACGGCCCAGGTTAGAATCTACCACCCCTCCCAGATGATAGTACGGCCCAGGTTAGAATCTACCACCCCTCCCAGATGATAGTACGGCCCAGGTTAGAACCTACCACCCCTCCAAGATGATTGTACGGCCCAGGTTAGAATCTACCACCCCTCCCAGATGATAGTACGGCCCAGGTTAGAATCTACCACCCCTCCAAGATGATAGTACGGCCCAGGTTAGAATCTACCACCCCTCCCAGATGATAGTACGGCCCAGGTTAGAATCTACCACCCCTCCAAGATGATATGAGGTTAGAATCTACCACCCCTCCAAGATGATAGTACGGCCCAGGTTAGAATCTACCACCCCTCCAAGATGATAGTACGGCCCAGGTTAGAATCTACCACCCCTCCAAGATGATAGTACGGACCAGGTTATAGTCTACCACCCCTCCAAGATGGTAGTATGGCCCAGAGTAGTTTATTAAGAAGCTAGCTAGTACTCAGGGTTTTCTAAGGCTAGTCAGCTTCAGTTAggttcacattccagctcaggcttcatTCCTATTACGACAGTGGATATTGCTTGTCCTCCTGCTCCTCACTCTAGCAGACTTAGAACTGTGCATGCATGTCACACGTGGCTAGTTGAACTCTGAACTtttcattgagacaatgctgaaacataaATCAATGCGCGAGTCAGTGCCACATTTAAATTCTTTCCAAAATCAACATGAAAGAAAAGCTATCTTGCAAATCCTGCAGGTTATGAAGTGAAAAGGGTTATTAGAAGTGCCGTCTTTCTTGTATTACGCATCGTTCATGCCGTCTTTGGTGTGTTTATCAATGCACAAGCACCTTTTTTCCCCTCTCCAATAATTACAATCATTTTATAAAGGCATACAAAAGTCATACTGTGAGTTTCAAATGCATCCTGTCATTACCAAATGTGTAATGTGATAGGtattttaataataatatttttttttacacgaaaaaagtatttgattaaTACAATATTTAATCATATTTATTCCTCTTCAAATCAAAGGGATGATGGGAACCTGATCTCATTGGTCCTGAACTCACGGCTCATACATTTCATTCAGGATAAGTAGAGTttgccctgagttagcctgcctcGGAGCAGTTTAGTTCCTAAGGATACTttgccatagaaatgtacctgGATAAAAGATGAGCCACATTTGTGTGAGTAGTTATCTCGAGTTGAGCTCAGAGTTTGtagtatagggctctggttagaATCTACCAACCCTACAAGATGAATGTACGAGCCTGGTTAGAAAAGAATACAACCTGTCTAACAACCCTAGAGCAGTGGAGCAGATGTCGACCCACTCTGTCTAACAGCCCTAGAGCAGTGGAGCAGACGTCGACCCACTCTGTCTAACAACCCTTCTGTGTCTCTGACCCCAGGGCAGTGGAGCAGACGTCGGTCCACTCTGTCTAACAACCCTTCTGTGTCTCTGACCCCAGGGCAGTGGAGCAGACGTCGACCCACTCTGTCTAACAACCCTTCTGTGTCTCTGACCCCAGGGCAGTGGAGCAGACGTCGGTCCACTCTGTCTAACAACCCTTCTGTGTCTCTGACCCCAGGGCAGTGGAGCAGACGTCGGGCCACTCTGTCTAACAACCCTTCTGTGTCTCTGACCCCAGAGCAGTGGAGCAGACGTCGGTCCACTCTGTCTAACAACCCTTCTGTGTCTCTGACCCCAGGGCAGTGGAGCAGACGTCGACCCACTCTGTCTAACAACCCTTCTGTGTCTCTGACCCCAGGGCAGTGGAGCAGACGTCGGTCCACTCTGTCTAACAACCCTTCTGTGTCTCTGACCCCAGGGCAGTGGAGCAGACGTCGGTCCACTCTGTGCTGCGTAACTTCGGGCAGACAGTGAAGGTTCCTCCTAACGTGTGTCATATCATCCATGTCAGAGTTCCCCTACAAGGAGGACTGACCAAGAAGGAGCTGCATGAAGACAAGAGGGTCTGGGACTACGAGAGACAGCTAGTTCCTAATGTAGATAAAGCATTGGAGAAGGCAGGACTACTGCGCATGTGAATGGATTTACTTCATCCTGAACCAAACCTGCAGAGAAGTTTAGCCCCACACTTGAACGCTCTTAGGTGTTGCAGACATTGACCCGCTATGCTGTTTACTTTGTGCCTCTGCTTCATATCGCTGAGTCTATCTTTAAGTGTGTTACAATTGTATTGAAAGTATAAatagtattttttaaatgtatttgattttATCTGTACttaaagtaataataataaagccCCTTTACAATGAGTAGGATTGACTGTGCATTGTGTACTTTTTAAAGTGTACTTTAAATTCATAGCTTATAAAGTTGTGCTTCAGTATTCTTagaatacatacagttgaagttggaagattacatacactttagctaaatacatttaaactcagtttttcacaatcctAACATTTActcctagtagaaattccctgtctaaggtcagttaggatcaccactttattttaagaatgtgaaatgtcagaataatagtagagagaatgatttatttcagcttttatttctttcatcacattcccagtgggtcagaagtttacaagtttacatacactcaattagtatttggtagcattgccttcaaattgtttaatttgggtcaaacgtttcggttagccttgcacaaacttcccacaatatgttgggtgaattttggcccattcctcctgacagagctggtgtaactgagtcaggtttgtaggcctccttgctcacacatgcttttccagttctgcccacaaatgttcaatgggatagaggtcagggctgtgtgatggccattccaatacattgactttgttgtcattaagccatttaGTGACATCAATACGGGATCATAACGTTCGCCTGGTTAGTCTGTCACAGAAAGAGCGGGTGTTcattatgttttgtacactcagtgtatgttatgGCAACATAAAACATTTCTGAATTTTGGGTCCATTCCAAAAGGTTCTCTCAGTTTATAGATAAGCCATTGAGCAGACgcacttatccagagcaactggattagggttaagtgcctcgcTCAAGGGAACATTGCCAGACTTCTCACCGTCTTTTTTAAGAGATATTTTTTCCTGAGTAAACAGATTTGAtctgagatttttttttaaacagaatgatggagagacagacagagtgctatagagagtcagacacagtgagacagTTGATGAAGAGACACAAGCTATGATATCTCGGTGAAGGGAAGAGTTCATACTCATCATTACAATAGTGCCATGAGCCCAAATTGTAAATCAGTGCTGCTATATCGATGCTACAGCTGCTTGCTATAGCTGCTGCTCGCAGCAATATTTTGTAAAGATATTTGCAGATTATATTGAACAGATGACAATGGGAAAAGGTTGTGACAAAGGGCAGTAGTTGACCCGGAATCGAACCAATACTGACACCGACCGTAGACGTTTGCCAGAAGCCACTAGACATCATGTCACTAGCTTTGTTTCCGTGAACTTGTCCAGTGGTTTTTTTGTCGACATTTAGAAAGTTTGCATAGAAAATAGATGTGGCAATTGCCTGCTAGAGTGTGTTTCCATTTAACTACAGTATCTTGTGTCCATAAAAAACAGCTGGATGTAATGATGTCACATCACCTTTTCGCAAAACACAACAGTATCAaatcaagtgtttccattacccATTTAGACAAATTGCGCATTAAAAAATTGACAACAGCCTGTATGtcctctaacctactgtatctgtttcatgtctcaggtataTGTAATGAAAGCCAGCATGTATAGAATGCAAAAATTAACTCATATTTGCCGTAAAACATCCCCagcgcatgatgctgccaccaccatgcttcaccgtggggatggtgccaggtttcctccagacgtgatgcttgtcattcaggccaagaGCTCAatcttcgtttcatcagaccagagaaccttgtttctcattttaggtgccttttggcaaactccaagtgggcggTCATTTGCCTTTTGCTGAGGAGGGGCTTcaatctggccactctaccataaaagcctgactggtggagtgctgcagagatggttgtccttctggaagtttctcccatctccacagaggaactctttagctctgtcagagttaccatcgggttcttggtcacctccctaaccaaggcccttctcccctgattgctcagtttggccggggcaGCCGgttctaggaagtgtcttggtggatccaaacttcttccatttaagaatgatggaggccactgtgttcctggggaccttcaatgctgcagacattttttggtacccttccccagatctgtgccttgacacaatcctgtgtctaaggacaattccttcgaacccatgccttggtttttgctctgacatgcactgtcaactgtgggacctgatagagacaggtgtgtgcctttccaatcatgtccaatcagttgaaatTAACAGagggggactccaatcaagttgtagaaacatctcaaggatgatcaatggaaacaggatgcacctgagctcaatttcgagtctcatagcaaagggtctgaatacttacgtaaataaggtatttctgttttttattcgttataaatttgcaaacatttctaaaaaaagtgtttttgatttgtcattatggggtagtgtgtgtagattgatgagtgaaaaaatgtatttaatacattttagattaaggctgtgccgtaacaaaatgtggaaaaagtcc is a window of Oncorhynchus masou masou isolate Uvic2021 chromosome 7, UVic_Omas_1.1, whole genome shotgun sequence DNA encoding:
- the LOC135543410 gene encoding uncharacterized protein LOC135543410 isoform X3 translates to MQSFSWIHTQICLMMVKRRTFPLLIASALAVMVYVIFTLPRSQPGNHQHLYPHHISDQSITPVNDTKHFMVGAYKEHRLEGSSVRIISIFRRDSVQPLYCVFYCGTHWANGTKAEVQMHSDHFGFRFVTTDVLCPKHPDCDPSHVTLAIQADAELAQNQTFLRIQNLVKREEEEFQFNFTVCWSNLFGDYNNVLQVTQTLEMYKLLGVQHVVVYNTSCGPDLERLLQSYTQEGFVEVVPWPINQHMNPSSGWQPSEHGGDIHYYGQLTTLNDCVYRNMYQSRYVLLNDIDEIIAPYQHQTLPQMMDVLQRQNPKAEVFLIENHIFPKSQFEPSGRFERPTWRDVPGINIMEHIYREEPDYRIYHPSKMIVRPRAVEQTSVHSV
- the LOC135543410 gene encoding uncharacterized protein LOC135543410 isoform X1, with amino-acid sequence MQSFSWIHTQICLMMVKRRTFPLLIASALAVMVYVIFTLPRSQPGNHQHLYPHHISDQSITPVNDTKHFMVGAYKEHRLEGSSVRIISIFRRDSVQPLYCVFYCGTHWANGTKAEVQMHSDHFGFRFVTTDVLCPKHPDCDPSHVTLAIQADAELAQNQTFLRIQNLVKREEEEFQFNFTVCWSNLFGDYNNVLQVTQTLEMYKLLGVQHVVVYNTSCGPDLERLLQSYTQEGFVEVVPWPINQHMNPSSGWQPSEHGGDIHYYGQLTTLNDCVYRNMYQSRYVLLNDIDEIIAPYQHQTLPQMMDVLQRQNPKAEVFLIENHIFPKSQFEPSGRFERPTWRDVPGINIMEHIYREEPDYRIYHPSKMIVRPRAVEQTSVHSVLRNFGQTVKVPPNVCHIIHVRVPLQGGLTKKELHEDKRVWDYERQLVPNVDKALEKAGLLRM
- the LOC135543410 gene encoding uncharacterized protein LOC135543410 isoform X2, whose amino-acid sequence is MMVKRRTFPLLIASALAVMVYVIFTLPRSQPGNHQHLYPHHISDQSITPVNDTKHFMVGAYKEHRLEGSSVRIISIFRRDSVQPLYCVFYCGTHWANGTKAEVQMHSDHFGFRFVTTDVLCPKHPDCDPSHVTLAIQADAELAQNQTFLRIQNLVKREEEEFQFNFTVCWSNLFGDYNNVLQVTQTLEMYKLLGVQHVVVYNTSCGPDLERLLQSYTQEGFVEVVPWPINQHMNPSSGWQPSEHGGDIHYYGQLTTLNDCVYRNMYQSRYVLLNDIDEIIAPYQHQTLPQMMDVLQRQNPKAEVFLIENHIFPKSQFEPSGRFERPTWRDVPGINIMEHIYREEPDYRIYHPSKMIVRPRAVEQTSVHSVLRNFGQTVKVPPNVCHIIHVRVPLQGGLTKKELHEDKRVWDYERQLVPNVDKALEKAGLLRM